The Archocentrus centrarchus isolate MPI-CPG fArcCen1 chromosome 13, fArcCen1, whole genome shotgun sequence genomic interval GCAGGGCAAGAGGGAAATAAGCTGGAGCAgggaaacaaactgaagaaaagaaaattaaatggaaaagcagcaagtgtgtgtgagtgtgtgtgtttgtggggggGGAGGCAGAGGTTAGACAAGTGGAAGGGAAATAtgtgaggaagaaagagacGCAGAGAGGTGAGGAGAAATGCAGGGGACGAAGGAGAGCAAAAAAACTGAGatcaaaatacatgaatgaGACTGATGCTGTCAGGCAGGAAAAGCTAGAAAAGAAACAGAGCAAGACTGACACCtaaaggaaggaaaaggaaCTACTCACCCAGTTTCTGTCCTGCTCCCTCGTCCTGTTTCCTGTCCTGTCTGAGGTGGTGCAGCAGTTCGAGCTTTCCATAAAACAGAGAGGTTTTTTCAGTCCTGGTATTAAGTGCTGCAGACAGTGTTGGAAATCATTGCTGACAGCACTGAAATGTTCAGCCTGACACACATGTGACTGCATATGAAACTGTTCAGAAACTATAGTTTAGCCATTGTTTCATATTTTATCCTCCTGTTCTTCAAAGAGTGTTTGAGTATTTCTGCCTCAGGTTTGTGCAGCTATGAGACTGCATCTGCACAAGACTGCTTCTCATCACTTTAGGCAGTTTGGCCAAATTTCCCACACAGTTCATTTCcacaaacatttacatttttcttcttaaatgAACTTAACTTTATGACACTTTGAAAATATTTGTCAGGATATAGATTTGAATCTTTGCTGACATTTTGGAATCTCACATTTGTCTGTCTTATTCGTCCCTCCTCTTCACATCAGCTGTAAGTGATTTTATTGTAAAGTGGAAAAGTTTAGAAACCACAGCaattcagccacaaagtggctgAAAAGAAAAGTGTATTCATAATTTCTAACTTGCAGCTGAGTTTGCTGACATCACACTCTCTCAGCATCAGTTTCTTGTTGCTAAAATAATGTAGCTGATTACAAAGGAAACCATCTGCTGTGAATCACTGTGACACTGTGATAATACCCCACTCAGACGGCTGAAAGGACATTGATTCATGTTTAAATGACATTAATATAACATATTCAAGGTTGTCGGGCCGTTATGAGAAATCACGTCACATCCCAAAGGGATATTTGTCAGGCTAATATCTCCTGAAGATGTAGAAATTTGTCATACTTACAGTGACTGGATAATGAGTTAAAGTCCTTTGAGAgtcttttaactttttaaaggtTTAATAATCTGGAAGCTCTAATGGCAGCACAGCAGCTATTCAAATATTAGAGGTTTTAGAATGTGGAAATCAGTGGTTCCCAGAGCTTTCCTGCAAGTTTGAAAGTCCTGAAACATTTCcaaagaaaatgagtgtaaaATGTGATGActgtgataaaaataaaacttgatgAACTCTATCTTCCTTAGTGCTATTCTGAATTTACAGGCTTTTAGTTATTTCACAgacttctgtgtttgtgtccatcTGAATTGGTACTTAACAAGCACTTTTGATTTTTAGGTGCAGTGTTTCAAAAACCTGCACCCGACACATCACACAACACAACCTGACAGCGTAACACCATCTGACTTTTAAATGTATGTTAATAATACTTTTTCATGTTCAGTGCTTCATCTCCTCTCTCAAACAAACCCTCAGGATGTTTTTTTCAAACCATGAAAAATCATCGTTTTTTAACTTTAACCAGGCATGAACCCAAAGGACAGCCGAGCAGGAAGGTGCCCGTATATACACCATCttaaacatttcaaaatctCTTAATATTTTCCACAAAAAGACCAACCTCGGATATCTTTATTCACATAAACAAACATCAAGCAAAACACAACATGTACTGGTTAATAGAACTGAGGCAGTTATAGAAACTCATACAGTAAATCTGTTCCTGTCGGACGGCTTGTATCACattatttcagaaaacaaaaactcttCCCAGACTGTGTGACTGCTAATTAGTGGGTGGTCCACTGTGTATTTCTAAAACTCCTCCCAACTGTTTTCACCCACATTTAAACAGAAACCATCGTGTTTGTTGATTTGGCTGAGTTATCGGTCTGTTTGCTGCCTGCAGTGTTTGCCCGACTCAACAAATATGTTAAACATGTGGTTAAAGTTCAATATGACGTCTGAAAGTATTTAAAAGACCCAAACTCTTAAGATTATTGAAGAttattgtttgcttttcttctttctgttgaTTTTGTCATTGTTGTTCACAATAAATTAACAtatttcttgaaaaaaaaactcaacctAAAtttccttcaaaaaaaaaaatggaaaaattttTGTAGTCaagttaaaaatgtgtttctctttCAAAGTCATAAACGTCAAAAATATGCCGACATGTGTGTGTGGAACACACGGTTAATGAGTCCTTAAACTAGACAGATGGACGGGCGACTCATCTGTCTCTTCAGATGGTGAATATTTGTGGTCGGGGTTCCACCTCAGCAGCAGTTACTCGCCTCCTGCGTCTGTTTTTCCCCTCCCAGCCACAGAGGGGCGCTGTTGATCTTAGTGCCCTTGATCCTGGCTTCTGCTGACTCGCCCTCCATGCCCCCTCCTTCACTGGCCAGACGCTTGTGGATCTCAGAGGCCATGGTAAGGAACGCCCTCTCTACGTTATCAGAGCTCTTAGCACTGGTCTCCAGGAAGGGGATCTTCAGGGACGAGGCCAGGTCCTGTGGACGGGGGTGTAATAAAGAACCAGGAGTCTTTTTTGAAAGCGTCCAAGTTTATAAAcaccacattttaaaaacatttaatgtaaCAACTGTAATTCCAAAATTCTGTTTAAGTAAAATTTTAGCTGTAAAATGTACTAATGGATTAAGAGTGAGCCAAGTAGTCACAGTGAAAGAACCCTAATTGGAGTCTTAAATTATTGATGAGTTAACATTTAAATATTGTAGCTGGTGAAACTGTTTTATATTCTGTTGAGCAGGTTAAAACTGCAGTGATGGATCATAATGTATGATTTTGCATTATGAATGGCATATTAAAAACCCTGCAAAGGAACTCCAGACACCACTTTAAAGTAGCTAAAGTTCCCTCGAACATGTCACAAATCCAAAATagagtatttttcttttgctggtGGCATGCTTAGATTAATTAGACAATCTGAGAGCGATTGGAATCAGTCTAAGGTGGACCGCAAATGtatggagacaggttgcctcccaccaagCAAGGTTGCCTTGCACTGCAATTGAAAGTGGTCTCTCAGAGGTTGAGGGGCAACCAGTTAATTGCAGCAACTGTTTGTAATCGGTTGTGAAAAATTTCAACATAATCACTGGGCAACCACTAATTTTTACTAGTTCACAAGGAGGTTGCCCTCCTTTTTTTTGCTCTAGTGTAGCTGAGCCGTTATGAACACTTGTTGCTCGTTCTCACTGGACTGCTTGCTTCCAGCATCCACTGCTGCCACAGCGTGTGTCCAACCAAAGCCAGAGGACAGTTTATGCATGATGCCAGAAGCCTCTGAAAACATATTTGATGCTATGAGGTCAGAACACATTGGGACATTAGCCCTAATAAGTCAGAACGCCAGTGTGAATGTATTAGCATATTTATGTCTACAATTAAAATTtagggaaaaaaacattttcaaatagaAATGTGTTCTTCCCATATTAAGCTGCCACTTAGTTTTACGGTGTTTAAGAAGTTATTGATTAGCATCTAAAGGCAGCAGAGTGCCTCTTTGCTGCACGTAGCCTGTTACCTGAGCAGTGGCAGCATCCACCACTTTCTTACTAACGAGGTCAGACTTATTTCCCACCAGCAGCCTGGAGACGTTTTCACAGGCATAACGATCTATTTCATCCAGCCACTGCTTCACATTGTTAAAAGACTCCTGAGGAGAAAAGGTGAGAGAAAGCAAAGTAGTGTCAGGTCTGGAGTTAACGTTCAAATGCTTTTCTTTTGAGATGATGATAAAAACACGCACGCTTACCTGCTCGGTGACATCATACACGATGATGATGCCGTGAGCTCCTCTGTAGTAGCTGGAGGTAATGGTTCGGAACCTCTCTTGACCTGCTGTGTCCCACTGAAGGTGTACACACATTTATAAAATAGCACTCAGGCTTACATGACacagtttttttaaagacttttatgctTTGAAAAACAACATAATGGTGTTTCCTCACAAAAACGATTCCCTTACAATCTGCAGCTTGACAGTTTTCCCGTCCATGTCAATAGTCCTGATCTTGAAATCAACTCCTATGGTGGAGATGTAGCTCTCGGTGTAGGTGTCATCCTGCAGCAACCAGCAAAGTGTTAAAAATGGCAagcaagtgtgtctgtgtgtgcgtgtgtgtgcgtagTTTCTCTTCCCTACCGCAAAGCGCAGCAGCAGGCACGACTTTCCAACGCCAGAGTCGCCGATGAGAAGAAGTTTGAACAAGTAGTCACTagaaacaaacacatgcataaaaATTACATgatataataaatgaaataaatgtctTATATCTGAATGAACTGCTAGAGATGTACCATCTCAGATGTAAATAATGTCACAAACATCGACAGAATTTTGACCCCGTCAGCATTTGTGCTGTTTGCCTGTAAGATCTGCCCTGACTCTTCAGTTGTGTCTGAAACCTGGTCTGAAATCtcacaggacaaaaaaaaaaggttcgaTTGTACGACCAAAACAGGAGGAGGATGGCACTTTTTGATTCACAGCAGCTGAAATTGCAAACAGTGGAACAAAGTAACTGTGGAAACCCTTACAGGCAAAAGAGTCTCGTTATTAGGACACAAAGAAGGCAAAAAGGGCGAGTGACTGAAACCACCAGTGAAATGAAAGTGTGAACTCTGGATGGACAACGACTCATCAGGGGGTGCTTATCACAGACAACAGTTTAAGCTGTTGAAACAATGTTGCAGTGATAATGTGGTCTTGTTAGCAGTAAAATCACAGGTTACAACAGCAGCTGTCAAAGTCTGGAGGCGACATGGCTGTCACTGAGAAGCATCTGCTCCTGTTGTGCTTTCCTTTGTTTTAATATACTGACTTTTAGCCATTAAAGACCTAAAGCTGGACAGTAAGCAAGCTTTCCAATCAACTGTCCACACTTAACAGTTTTCCATCCAGTTTGGTTTTCATTTTGGAGCTATGGTCTTGCCCTCCTGTGACCAGGCTGTATCTATTATTATCTATTAAATGCATGCACATTATTGTGTTGTCTTTCTGGGAGGATTGTAATCAAACCAAACTGGTTTGCTGCTTCATTACACAGTTTACTGACACATCAGTCACAGACTTAGGCTGAAGTAACCTGAGATCAAATGTCTTTCTGTGTAGGCCTTCCTCTGCTTTGTGTGAGAAGTTCCCATTTCTCTTTGTTCTGTGGAGCAACACTGAGAATTAGGATAGCCGTCAGCCTGAGAGGCCCTTACAGTTTACTGAAAATTGAATGCAGACATTAGTAcctacacaaattatttgtattAGTATTAATACTTGGATGCTGATAAGCTCAAAGCAACAGCGCAGCAACAAAAATGGCATGTATATCTCTTTAGAATGATGTATATCCAGAACTGATGTTTATTAATCGTTAGTTAGACAACAAAGATGGCTCAGTCATGAGAAACAAGGGTCCAGGATGTTACACAGCCTTACATTTTTCTCCTAACTTTCCATGTCAGCAGCCACTGTTAAAGAGCAGGTGTCAGTTTCTCGTAGAAGATGAATAATTTCATCactgcaaagagagagaaacacttACTATTCAGGATTCATGGCCAGCGAAGTCGGTCCAGgtgacacaacaaaaacaaaacaccagaaACTGAATCCTGAACCCAAAAACAGACAGATAATCTCTGATGCTGCGTCTGGATCGGTCTCTGTGGAGGGCAAATGGCAGAATAAGCCAGAGCTACCTTTCTCAAAAGCTGACTGATGAGCTGACTGGTTTGGatgcattatttattaataaagcCCAACTCAGGTTACACTGAGGACAGCACCTAGAAtcaagatacacacacacacgcacacacacacactcctgtagGAAATTCATTCTACCTCACTTTTCAGTCTGAAACTTTCAGAtgatttctttactttttccaATGAGTTGATGACTTTGGGTTGCCCTGTTAtggctgctgttgctgtggtgAGCAGCAGGACACTCAGAGTGCCTCTGCTCTGCACTCATATCCAATCAAACTGACTCTTGCATGTCAGTGAACCAACTGCAGCTCTGAAACTCCCAAACAAACAAGCAGGAAGAAGTTCTACTGAAACCCGCCAAGAAAAGTCAAATAGCAGCATAGCAGCTGAGATGGTTTAGAACATTCATTTCTTTTAGAGAGTCTATGCTAGTGTAGTACAGCCGTCCATCTTCAGAGTccggagcctatctcagctgtaaCACAGCACACCCTGGTGGACAGGCACCAATCTGCTGCAGAGGTAACACATACAGGTCACACTtacagccagtttagaatcaccagttaaccaaaccccatgcatgtctttggaccgtgggaggaaaccagagtacccagggagaacatgcaagctccacacagaaaggccccagactggattcaaacccaagaccttcttgctttgaggcaacagtgctgacTATGGCATTGTTACACTGTGTGTATGTAGTGAACAACTGCAATGCTTCTGAGCTTAAATCTGTGAGGTGCCCGTGACTCAGGTGATAGAGCAGGAGCCAACCTTGGCAAAACACTGAGCCCTAGAGCTGTTCTTACACACAAAGTCCTGACTGTCATGAGAATAAGGAGAAAATCTAAAAATTCCCTTTCTGACGCATATATGGTGGTAAGAGATGGTCAGCTTCCTCTTTGAGATGTGAGGGATTTAGATTTCATCTTTAATTCTCTCTGAATGAAAAAAGGATGTGTGAGGTGTAACCATTAATCAggacattatttttctttcctcatgTGACACACAGTGGGATATGGTCCACTTCAGACACATTCTCACTTCTGGAAAGGCAGGTCACATGACACTCACTGTGAATTCAACAACAATTCTCTGCTCTTCTCTTACAAAGACTCAGCTGAGCCCAGGAGCTGGTATTTAATGTCTGATCTGGATCGTGCACGTGGGAAAATAACTAATGCCTTAAACATGGTCGTGTTGGTCCCACgcggaggctttttttttttaatctttgatttGTGGTGAATTTTTGTTCCAGCCcacttttcaaccaatcagcattcagcccacacacacagcatcatcCACTCTGAGCTACATGCTGCGGGTTTAGCACCAGCGTGTGTGCAGTCTCTGCACAGGCAAAGACCTACTCAAACAGACACAGCTCAGTACCATAAACTCAGCGTGATGTTTCTCCCTGTAGATGAGCACCTG includes:
- the LOC115790238 gene encoding ras-related protein Rab-1B-like: MNPEYDYLFKLLLIGDSGVGKSCLLLRFADDTYTESYISTIGVDFKIRTIDMDGKTVKLQIWDTAGQERFRTITSSYYRGAHGIIIVYDVTEQESFNNVKQWLDEIDRYACENVSRLLVGNKSDLVSKKVVDAATAQDLASSLKIPFLETSAKSSDNVERAFLTMASEIHKRLASEGGGMEGESAEARIKGTKINSAPLWLGGEKQTQEASNCC